A genomic region of Venturia canescens isolate UGA chromosome 7, ASM1945775v1, whole genome shotgun sequence contains the following coding sequences:
- the LOC122413143 gene encoding arginine/serine-rich coiled-coil protein 2-like — protein MENRQDRYVRSETPPTPPSPPNLSGSSMSWDHSSKNRGGGGRMTSPRHSISPGNVVLEHKNNGRSSKNERSSQERRRRRRSNDSRSPLAAGSSNSRTSHRKSRSGDRDNDRESKTSSRSHKHSRRDRSRSRSRGRSRSRERRRSRSRNRSRDRHRFRDNNSRRHARGTSYTSDQPDDPNSDIALHQQWLRQQQLQQQQQQQQRAIQAAAQSNAFKNDGSFMEMFKKMQEQMQPPPAEPTRIVLEEKPVVPPPLMVGKRRGGRILKTGMVAKAKTEQTVDQPKDAWSLYMAEVKKYREVCCQEEDNTRPLVK, from the coding sequence ATGGAGAACCGTCAGGATCGCTATGTGAGATCGGAGACACCGCCGACTCCGCCGTCACCTCCAAATTTATCAGGTTCGTCGATGAGTTGGGATCATTCGAGTAAGAACAGGGGTGGAGGAGGGAGAATGACGAGTCCACGTCATTCCATTTCCCCAGGAAATGTTGTGCTGGAGCATAAAAACAATGGCCGTAGTTCAAAGAACGAAAGATCATCGCAGGAAAGGCGGCGTAGAAGAAGAAGCAACGATTCAAGGTCGCCTCTGGCAGCAGGATCTTCAAACAGCCGCACCTCTCACAGAAAATCGAGATCGGGCGATCGTGACAACGATCGAGAAAGCAAAACTTCAAGCAGATCTCATAAGCACTCGAGACGCGATCGGTCAAGGTCGAGGTCACGAGGTCGTTCACGTTCCAGAGAGCGAAGGAGGAGTCGTAGTAGAAACAGAAGTCGCGACAGGCACAGGTTTCGTGACAATAATTCCCGTCGACACGCTCGGGGCACTTCGTACACATCAGACCAACCGGATGATCCAAACAGTGATATTGCCCTCCACCAACAATGGCTACGGCAGCAACAAttgcagcagcaacagcagcaacaacaacgcGCTATTCAAGCTGCTGCTCAATCAAACGCTTTCAAAAACGATGGCAGTTTCATGGAAATGTTCAAAAAAATGCAAGAACAAATGCAACCGCCACCGGCTGAACCAACACGAATTGTTTTAGAAGAAAAACCTGTTGTTCCACCACCTCTCATGGTTGGGAAAAGGCGAGGTGGTAGAATTCTCAAAACTGGCATGGTTGCCAAAGCAAAAACTGAGCAAACCGTCGATCAACCCAAAGATGCTTGGTCTTTGTACATGgctgaagtgaaaaaatatcgcgAAGTTTGTTGCCAAGAAGAGGACAACACCAGGCCGCTTGTCAAATAA
- the LOC122413145 gene encoding cytochrome c oxidase subunit 6B2-like has translation MPELKSIDQIKTPPFDPRFPNQNQTRNCYQNFVDYHRCVKVRGEEFGACKELKQRFTSLCPCDWVEKWTEQIDEGKFPGQI, from the exons ATGCCTGAGCTAAAAAGCATCGACCAGATTAAAACTCCACCATTCGACCCGAGGTTTCCGAATCAAAACCAGACAAG gAACTGCTATCAGAACTTTGTGGATTATCATCGCTGCGTCAAAGTCCGCGGTGAGGAATTCGGGGCATGCAAGGAATTGAAGCAACGATTCACAAGCTTATGCCCCTGCGACTGGGTTGAGAAATGGACCGAACAAATAGACGAGGGTAAATTCCCTGGGCAGATATAA
- the LOC122413144 gene encoding U6 snRNA phosphodiesterase isoform X3: protein MAGFSAIQTYASDSEDDEAEYETHKIGETAEKLGGSDQPPRLPLPESILKFKGVPHHEEVVDNPADHEGRTRSFKHERGNWATHIFAKSIQCTGVDDSPKHLVESLNKVLAEYGLPAYYEEVSFHISLLSSIDNLKALLEPFENTFSEELAIKLAETPSGCRIMIECLYCKIGNKLYEFRLK, encoded by the exons ATGGCGGGATTCAGTGCGATACAAACTTATGCTTCTGATTCTGAGGATGATGAAGCCGAGTACGAGACTCACAAAATTGGTGAGACCGCCGAAAAGCTCGGGGGAAG CGATCAGCCTCCGCGATTGCCATTGCCAGAgagcattttgaaattcaaaggAGTTCCTCATCATGAAGAAGTCGTCGATAATCCGGCTGATCATGAGGGACGAACGAGGTCTTTCAAACACGAACGTGGCAATTGGGCAACCCACATTTTTGCCAAAT CTATACAGTGTACAGGGGTTGACGATTCTCCCAAACACCTCGTTGAATCTCTGAACAAAGTATTGGCGGAATATGGGTTGCCGGCTTATTATGAg GAAGTTTCTTTCCACATAAGTCTTCTGTCAAGCATTGACAATTTGAAGGCACTTCTAGAACCCTTTGAAAACACGTTTTCAGAGGAGCTGGCAATTAAGTTGGCGGAAACTCCATCCGGATGTCGAATAATGATCGAATGCTTGTATTGCAAAATAGGAAATAAGTTGTACGAGTTTCGATTGAAATAA
- the LOC122413144 gene encoding U6 snRNA phosphodiesterase isoform X2: MAGFSAIQTYASDSEDDEAEYETHKIGETAEKLGGSDQPPRLPLPESILKFKGVPHHEEVVDNPADHEGRTRSFKHERGNWATHIFAKYEPSSSVRLWVKHISSEFPVTALPEFHISFSRTVVLKFHWIESFVESLKKLLSETNRFEVELQDVKVYLNDDKNRTFVAIQCTGVDDSPKHLVESLNKVLAEYGLPAYYEFLST, encoded by the exons ATGGCGGGATTCAGTGCGATACAAACTTATGCTTCTGATTCTGAGGATGATGAAGCCGAGTACGAGACTCACAAAATTGGTGAGACCGCCGAAAAGCTCGGGGGAAG CGATCAGCCTCCGCGATTGCCATTGCCAGAgagcattttgaaattcaaaggAGTTCCTCATCATGAAGAAGTCGTCGATAATCCGGCTGATCATGAGGGACGAACGAGGTCTTTCAAACACGAACGTGGCAATTGGGCAACCCACATTTTTGCCAAAT aCGAACCTTCGAGTTCAGTGAGATTATGGGTGAAACACATAAGTTCAGAGTTCCCGGTTACAGCTTTGCCTGAATTTCACATTAGTTTCTCTCGAACAGTTGTACTTAAATTCCACTGGATTGAGTCGTTTGTCGAAAgcttgaaaaaacttttatcaGAAACAAATAGATTTGAGGTTGAATTACAAGATGTTAAAGTTTACCTGAATGACGATAAGAACCGAACATTCGTAGCTATACAGTGTACAGGGGTTGACGATTCTCCCAAACACCTCGTTGAATCTCTGAACAAAGTATTGGCGGAATATGGGTTGCCGGCTTATTATGAg TTTCTTTCCACATAA
- the LOC122413144 gene encoding U6 snRNA phosphodiesterase isoform X1, whose protein sequence is MAGFSAIQTYASDSEDDEAEYETHKIGETAEKLGGSDQPPRLPLPESILKFKGVPHHEEVVDNPADHEGRTRSFKHERGNWATHIFAKYEPSSSVRLWVKHISSEFPVTALPEFHISFSRTVVLKFHWIESFVESLKKLLSETNRFEVELQDVKVYLNDDKNRTFVAIQCTGVDDSPKHLVESLNKVLAEYGLPAYYEEVSFHISLLSSIDNLKALLEPFENTFSEELAIKLAETPSGCRIMIECLYCKIGNKLYEFRLK, encoded by the exons ATGGCGGGATTCAGTGCGATACAAACTTATGCTTCTGATTCTGAGGATGATGAAGCCGAGTACGAGACTCACAAAATTGGTGAGACCGCCGAAAAGCTCGGGGGAAG CGATCAGCCTCCGCGATTGCCATTGCCAGAgagcattttgaaattcaaaggAGTTCCTCATCATGAAGAAGTCGTCGATAATCCGGCTGATCATGAGGGACGAACGAGGTCTTTCAAACACGAACGTGGCAATTGGGCAACCCACATTTTTGCCAAAT aCGAACCTTCGAGTTCAGTGAGATTATGGGTGAAACACATAAGTTCAGAGTTCCCGGTTACAGCTTTGCCTGAATTTCACATTAGTTTCTCTCGAACAGTTGTACTTAAATTCCACTGGATTGAGTCGTTTGTCGAAAgcttgaaaaaacttttatcaGAAACAAATAGATTTGAGGTTGAATTACAAGATGTTAAAGTTTACCTGAATGACGATAAGAACCGAACATTCGTAGCTATACAGTGTACAGGGGTTGACGATTCTCCCAAACACCTCGTTGAATCTCTGAACAAAGTATTGGCGGAATATGGGTTGCCGGCTTATTATGAg GAAGTTTCTTTCCACATAAGTCTTCTGTCAAGCATTGACAATTTGAAGGCACTTCTAGAACCCTTTGAAAACACGTTTTCAGAGGAGCTGGCAATTAAGTTGGCGGAAACTCCATCCGGATGTCGAATAATGATCGAATGCTTGTATTGCAAAATAGGAAATAAGTTGTACGAGTTTCGATTGAAATAA
- the LOC122413142 gene encoding tonsoku-like protein isoform X2, which translates to MDIGLAEMMTMRARLLLNLGLVLEEQQEFLQAVELIEKAAELFKKHKVVEDLHRTHIALGALHERQKNFSLALRHIDQAINIDDSSLKAVGQLTKAELLLRIGDWSEARRILVVLYLSKNVSGTTSQQIQRLLRIVVTICRAEENLEVELDRSTRQKLYETLGDASAAVRSYEKALEYYKEMLICAEQEDDSSEQISAALVSLVQTYRDVERYSEAIPFARRELALCTEPSEICRSALNLADLLYLTRGSNNEIMEMYNLAMINARKCSNKRLEASVLNDTIVYLEETHQFDAAEEFKNKLNDLGAAVVEDTASSENESECAKIGDDICLEDLSDVEMEMRKRDESSKRHSKRNSTKRSSHVIKRNAKGETKLHVACIAGNIEEVTKLLELNHPTEVRDHCGWTPLHEAANHGHVEIAELLIKSGANVDDPGGPMCGGVTPLHDAASCGHFSMMFLLMKSGANLRAKTRDGETILDCLEAWKRRSEDLSPSEQLEYDNLHSKLSAVLPQSTKKSPFSGRRNTLEDLTDKDETLSEDYVPERISAGEDYRRTIENVKNRFRPNSTETRRFSLVAEKIPSPLVDSEEMIDDWLEDDLNCTVKEKTLVDERSSSGSNKRKSFNETPENDKTIKRPRTSAAPENLENNDVIINENSCDSNNSDSSDVIFFPRQTDKIKKKKSIQLSLLKAGFSRDAAPSRTPSPLFNYNPENSNHYNRLNESISEIVKLFIRIEDKMINLKLRFPEQRETTVECLTNDIVQKFEDETGCRVKITLTTMSGEILLRENSLKNVRPIDGVLRLVADIVETEIPPSVDRFGKICKSHQIQTRDAVLKCLKISENTSTFRVKPGQIMDREMIPLLKCLEYQEKLQILQLSGGSLYDSGKILNNALKRLSTLQELHLQGCDMDENCFNCLERLPTQLRILDLSYNPLGPRCEEKLSELLSHNRHLQTLNLRYCKLTKFATPEEWSSLVNLDLSSNPLEVNVTRHFLRRQMLSLNLSSTCEKAKPSIAREILDGSTASLRTLESLELACCDLTDEDVEEIISKTANLSKFVVSGNTKLTKKAVEFLLARKPSLTHIDASGCRKIVDAPSSCAHIENPRICTLRASISEDVEKYWLRLWRGNANLRKLPHNIITFEPTVH; encoded by the exons ATGGACATAGGATTGGCCGAAATGATGACAATGAGGGCGAGACTTTTACTCAATCTCGGCCTGGTTTTGGAGGAACAACAAGAATTTTTGCAAGCAGTCGAGTTGATCGAGAAAGCAgctgaattatttaaaaaacacaAAGTTGTTGAAGATTTGCACAGAACGCACATAGCACTGGGTGCTCTTCACGAACGTCAAAAAAACTTCAGTTTGGCACTGCGACACATTGACCAAGCCATCAACATCGACGACTCGTCTTTGAAAGCTGTTGGTCAATTGACCAAAGCCGAGTTATTGTTGCGTATTGGGGACTGGTCCGAAGcacgtcgaattttggttgTCTTGTATTTGTCGAAAAACGTCTCGGGAACGACGTCTCAACAAATTCAGAGATTACTTCGAATTG TGGTAACCATATGCCGTGCCGAAGAAAATCTAGAAGTGGAATTGGACCGTTCAACGCGTCAGAAGCTTTACGAAACTTTGGGAGACGCATCGGCGGCAGTTCGTTCATACGAAAAGGCGTTGGAGTACTATAAAGAAATGTTGATTTGCGCAGAGCAGGAGGACGATTCGAGCGAACAAATATCGGCAGCATTAGTAAGTTTAGTGCAAACTTACAGAGACGTGGAACGCTACAGCGAAGCGATACCGTTCGCGCGTCGAGAATTGGCTCTTTGTACGGAACCCTCGGAGATTTGTCGTTCAGCGTTAAATCTCGCAGACCTTCTGTATTTGACGCGAGGATCGAACAACGAAATAATGGAAATGTACAATTTGGCGATGATTAACGCTCGAAAATGTTCAAACAAGCGATTGGAAGCTTCGGTATTGAACGATACGATTGTTTATCTCGAGGAAACTCATCAATTCGATGCAGCAGAAGAGTTTAAAAATAAACTGAACGATTTGGGTGCCGCGGTGGTCGAGGACACGGCGAGCAGTGAAAATGAGTCGGAATGCGCGAAAATCGGGGACGATATTTGCCTGGAGGATTTGTCGGACGTTGAAATGGAAATGCGCAAAAGGGACGAGAGCTCGAAACGGCATTCGAAACGCAACTCAACGAAGCGTTCGTCTCAcgtaataaaaagaaacgcaAAGGGAGAAACGAAACTGCACGTCGCTTGTATAGCTGGAAATATCGAGGAAGTTACGAAACTTTTGGAATTGAATCATCCGACGGAGGTTCGAGATCATTGCGGATGGACGCCGCTCCATGAGGCGGCGAATCATGGGCACGTTGAAATAGCTGAACTTCTTATTAAATCCGGAGCCAACGTAGATGATCCCGGTGGTCCGATGTGCGGGGGCGTAACGCCTTTGCACGACGCCGCTTCCTGTGGCCATTTTTCCATGATGTTTTTACTGATGAAAAGCGGTGCCAATCTCCGAGCTAAGACGCGAGACGGTGAGACGATTCTCGATTGCCTCGAGGCATGGAAACGTCGCTCCGAAGATTTGTCCCCGAGCGAGCAGCTCGAATACGACAATTTGCACTCGAAACTCTCCGCGGTTTTGCCACAAAGCACCAAAAAATCACCGTTCTCAGGAAGACGAAACACCCTCGAAGACCTGACGGACAAAGATGAAACTCTGAGCGAGGATTACGTGCCCGAAAGGATTTCCGCCGGTGAAGATTATCGTCGAACTATcgagaacgtgaaaaatcgcTTCAGACCCAACAGCACGGAAACTAGGCGATTTTCATTGGTCGCAGAAAAAATTCCTTCACCTCTGGTCGACAGCGAAGAAATGATAGATGATTGGCTCGAGGACGATCTAAATTGTacagtaaaagaaaaaactcttGTTGATGAACGATCTTCTTCGGGCAGTAACAAAAGAAAGTCTTTCAACGAAACACCAGAAAATGACAAAACCATTAAACGCCCAAGGACGAGCGCAGCCCCtgaaaatttggagaataacGATGTTATCATCAACGAGAATAGCTGCGATAGCAACAACAGTGATTCCTCcgacgtcattttttttcctcgtcaaaCCGacaagataaagaaaaaaaaatcgatacaaCTGTCGCTTTTGAAGGCTGGCTTCTCCAGGGACGCGGCTCCCTCGCGAACGCCTTCGCCCCTTTTCAATTACAATCCTGAAAATAGTAATCACTACAACAGACTAAACGAATCCATCAGTgaaattgtcaaattatttattcgcATCGAAGATAAAATGATCAATTTGAAACTGAGGTTTCCTGAACAACGTGAAACCACCGTCGAATGTCTCACCAATGATATCGTGCAGAAATTCGAAGATGAAACTGGATGCAGAGTCAAAATTACTCTCACGACTATGAGCGGCGAAATTTTGTTGCGAGAAAATAGCCTGAAAAATGTTAGACCCATCGATGGTGTCCTACGATTAGTCGCAGATATTGTTGAAACTGAAATACCTCCAAGCGTCgatagatttggaaaaatttgcaaaagtcATCAAATTC AAACGAGGGATGCTGTACTGAAGTGTttgaaaataagtgaaaacacgtcaACATTTCGTGTGAAACCTGGACAAATAATGGACAGAGAGATGATCCCATTGCTGAAATGTCTGGAGTATCAAGAGAAACTGCAAATTCTTCAATTGTCCGGGGGCTCGTTGTACGACAGTGGTAAAATATTGAACAACGCGTTGAAACGATTGTCAACGTTGCAAGAATTACATTTGCAAGGTTGCGACATGGATGAAAATTGTTTCAATTGTTTGGAGAGATTGCCAACGCAGTTGCGAATTCTGGATCTAAGTTATAATCCATTGGGGCCGCGGTGCGAGGAAAAGCTGAGCGAACTTCTGTCCCACAATCGTCATTTGCAAACTTTAAATTTGCGTTATTGcaaattaacgaaattcgcAACCCCGGAGGAGTGGTCGAGTTTGGTGAATTTGGATTTGTCCTCAAATCCATTGGAGGTAAACGTGACTAGGCATTTTCTACGACGCCAAATGTTGAGTCTTAATCTTTCGAGCACTTGTGAGAAAGCGAAGCCTTCGATCGCCCGTGAAATTCTCGATGGTTCAACGGCGTCTTTGCGAACTCTGGAAAGCCTCGAATTGGCTTGTTGTGATCTGACCGACGAAGACGTCGAAGAAATTATCTCGAAAACTGCAAATTTGTCGAAATTCGTTGTAAGCGGTAACACCAAGTTGACGAAAAAAGCGGTTGAGTTTTTGCTGGCAAGAAAACCGTCTCTCACTCACATCGACGCAAGTGGATgtcgaaaaattgttgatgcTCCGTCAAGTTGTGCTCACATTGAAAATCCTCGGATTTGTACTTTGAGGGCGAGCATTTCGGAAGACGTGGAAAAATATTGGCTGAGGCTGTGGCGGGGTAATGCCAATTTACGAAAATTACCTCATAATATTATCACCTTTGAGCCAACCGTCcattga
- the LOC122413142 gene encoding tonsoku-like protein isoform X1, which yields MDEDRLVKRKQKAKRDGNMVQLSQISKELGDMYFETGRLKDALLEYNDQLNACEVLNEKLNCAIAHRMIGEVHASLGDYDEALVHQMLHLEGAKEAENLLEQQRALATLGRTHFCKAQAFPEGTTERKEACAAAKKAYSKSLRLCNDLENMDIGLAEMMTMRARLLLNLGLVLEEQQEFLQAVELIEKAAELFKKHKVVEDLHRTHIALGALHERQKNFSLALRHIDQAINIDDSSLKAVGQLTKAELLLRIGDWSEARRILVVLYLSKNVSGTTSQQIQRLLRIVVTICRAEENLEVELDRSTRQKLYETLGDASAAVRSYEKALEYYKEMLICAEQEDDSSEQISAALVSLVQTYRDVERYSEAIPFARRELALCTEPSEICRSALNLADLLYLTRGSNNEIMEMYNLAMINARKCSNKRLEASVLNDTIVYLEETHQFDAAEEFKNKLNDLGAAVVEDTASSENESECAKIGDDICLEDLSDVEMEMRKRDESSKRHSKRNSTKRSSHVIKRNAKGETKLHVACIAGNIEEVTKLLELNHPTEVRDHCGWTPLHEAANHGHVEIAELLIKSGANVDDPGGPMCGGVTPLHDAASCGHFSMMFLLMKSGANLRAKTRDGETILDCLEAWKRRSEDLSPSEQLEYDNLHSKLSAVLPQSTKKSPFSGRRNTLEDLTDKDETLSEDYVPERISAGEDYRRTIENVKNRFRPNSTETRRFSLVAEKIPSPLVDSEEMIDDWLEDDLNCTVKEKTLVDERSSSGSNKRKSFNETPENDKTIKRPRTSAAPENLENNDVIINENSCDSNNSDSSDVIFFPRQTDKIKKKKSIQLSLLKAGFSRDAAPSRTPSPLFNYNPENSNHYNRLNESISEIVKLFIRIEDKMINLKLRFPEQRETTVECLTNDIVQKFEDETGCRVKITLTTMSGEILLRENSLKNVRPIDGVLRLVADIVETEIPPSVDRFGKICKSHQIQTRDAVLKCLKISENTSTFRVKPGQIMDREMIPLLKCLEYQEKLQILQLSGGSLYDSGKILNNALKRLSTLQELHLQGCDMDENCFNCLERLPTQLRILDLSYNPLGPRCEEKLSELLSHNRHLQTLNLRYCKLTKFATPEEWSSLVNLDLSSNPLEVNVTRHFLRRQMLSLNLSSTCEKAKPSIAREILDGSTASLRTLESLELACCDLTDEDVEEIISKTANLSKFVVSGNTKLTKKAVEFLLARKPSLTHIDASGCRKIVDAPSSCAHIENPRICTLRASISEDVEKYWLRLWRGNANLRKLPHNIITFEPTVH from the exons ATGGACGAGGACA GGCTAGTCAAGCGAAAGCAAAAAGCTAAGCGAGATGGTAACATGGTACAACTTTCTCAAATCTCCAAAGAATTGGGTGACATGTACTTCGAAACTGGACGTTTAAAGGACGCTCTTCTGGAATACAACGACCAATTGAATGCGTGTGAggttttaaatgaaaaactcaATTGCGCTATTGCACACAGAATGATCGGAGAAGTTCATGCAAGCCTTGGTGATTACGACGAAGCGCTCGTCCACCAAATGCTTCATTTGG AAGGAGCAAAAGAGGCTGAGAATTTACTGGAACAGCAAAGGGCCCTTGCGACTCTTGGTAGAACTCACTTTTGTAAAGCACAAGCCTTTCCCGAAGGAACAACTGAAAGGAAAGAAGCTTGTGCTGCTGCCAAGAAAGCTTACTCTAAAAGTTTAAGGCTGTGTAATGA TTTGGAGAACATGGACATAGGATTGGCCGAAATGATGACAATGAGGGCGAGACTTTTACTCAATCTCGGCCTGGTTTTGGAGGAACAACAAGAATTTTTGCAAGCAGTCGAGTTGATCGAGAAAGCAgctgaattatttaaaaaacacaAAGTTGTTGAAGATTTGCACAGAACGCACATAGCACTGGGTGCTCTTCACGAACGTCAAAAAAACTTCAGTTTGGCACTGCGACACATTGACCAAGCCATCAACATCGACGACTCGTCTTTGAAAGCTGTTGGTCAATTGACCAAAGCCGAGTTATTGTTGCGTATTGGGGACTGGTCCGAAGcacgtcgaattttggttgTCTTGTATTTGTCGAAAAACGTCTCGGGAACGACGTCTCAACAAATTCAGAGATTACTTCGAATTG TGGTAACCATATGCCGTGCCGAAGAAAATCTAGAAGTGGAATTGGACCGTTCAACGCGTCAGAAGCTTTACGAAACTTTGGGAGACGCATCGGCGGCAGTTCGTTCATACGAAAAGGCGTTGGAGTACTATAAAGAAATGTTGATTTGCGCAGAGCAGGAGGACGATTCGAGCGAACAAATATCGGCAGCATTAGTAAGTTTAGTGCAAACTTACAGAGACGTGGAACGCTACAGCGAAGCGATACCGTTCGCGCGTCGAGAATTGGCTCTTTGTACGGAACCCTCGGAGATTTGTCGTTCAGCGTTAAATCTCGCAGACCTTCTGTATTTGACGCGAGGATCGAACAACGAAATAATGGAAATGTACAATTTGGCGATGATTAACGCTCGAAAATGTTCAAACAAGCGATTGGAAGCTTCGGTATTGAACGATACGATTGTTTATCTCGAGGAAACTCATCAATTCGATGCAGCAGAAGAGTTTAAAAATAAACTGAACGATTTGGGTGCCGCGGTGGTCGAGGACACGGCGAGCAGTGAAAATGAGTCGGAATGCGCGAAAATCGGGGACGATATTTGCCTGGAGGATTTGTCGGACGTTGAAATGGAAATGCGCAAAAGGGACGAGAGCTCGAAACGGCATTCGAAACGCAACTCAACGAAGCGTTCGTCTCAcgtaataaaaagaaacgcaAAGGGAGAAACGAAACTGCACGTCGCTTGTATAGCTGGAAATATCGAGGAAGTTACGAAACTTTTGGAATTGAATCATCCGACGGAGGTTCGAGATCATTGCGGATGGACGCCGCTCCATGAGGCGGCGAATCATGGGCACGTTGAAATAGCTGAACTTCTTATTAAATCCGGAGCCAACGTAGATGATCCCGGTGGTCCGATGTGCGGGGGCGTAACGCCTTTGCACGACGCCGCTTCCTGTGGCCATTTTTCCATGATGTTTTTACTGATGAAAAGCGGTGCCAATCTCCGAGCTAAGACGCGAGACGGTGAGACGATTCTCGATTGCCTCGAGGCATGGAAACGTCGCTCCGAAGATTTGTCCCCGAGCGAGCAGCTCGAATACGACAATTTGCACTCGAAACTCTCCGCGGTTTTGCCACAAAGCACCAAAAAATCACCGTTCTCAGGAAGACGAAACACCCTCGAAGACCTGACGGACAAAGATGAAACTCTGAGCGAGGATTACGTGCCCGAAAGGATTTCCGCCGGTGAAGATTATCGTCGAACTATcgagaacgtgaaaaatcgcTTCAGACCCAACAGCACGGAAACTAGGCGATTTTCATTGGTCGCAGAAAAAATTCCTTCACCTCTGGTCGACAGCGAAGAAATGATAGATGATTGGCTCGAGGACGATCTAAATTGTacagtaaaagaaaaaactcttGTTGATGAACGATCTTCTTCGGGCAGTAACAAAAGAAAGTCTTTCAACGAAACACCAGAAAATGACAAAACCATTAAACGCCCAAGGACGAGCGCAGCCCCtgaaaatttggagaataacGATGTTATCATCAACGAGAATAGCTGCGATAGCAACAACAGTGATTCCTCcgacgtcattttttttcctcgtcaaaCCGacaagataaagaaaaaaaaatcgatacaaCTGTCGCTTTTGAAGGCTGGCTTCTCCAGGGACGCGGCTCCCTCGCGAACGCCTTCGCCCCTTTTCAATTACAATCCTGAAAATAGTAATCACTACAACAGACTAAACGAATCCATCAGTgaaattgtcaaattatttattcgcATCGAAGATAAAATGATCAATTTGAAACTGAGGTTTCCTGAACAACGTGAAACCACCGTCGAATGTCTCACCAATGATATCGTGCAGAAATTCGAAGATGAAACTGGATGCAGAGTCAAAATTACTCTCACGACTATGAGCGGCGAAATTTTGTTGCGAGAAAATAGCCTGAAAAATGTTAGACCCATCGATGGTGTCCTACGATTAGTCGCAGATATTGTTGAAACTGAAATACCTCCAAGCGTCgatagatttggaaaaatttgcaaaagtcATCAAATTC AAACGAGGGATGCTGTACTGAAGTGTttgaaaataagtgaaaacacgtcaACATTTCGTGTGAAACCTGGACAAATAATGGACAGAGAGATGATCCCATTGCTGAAATGTCTGGAGTATCAAGAGAAACTGCAAATTCTTCAATTGTCCGGGGGCTCGTTGTACGACAGTGGTAAAATATTGAACAACGCGTTGAAACGATTGTCAACGTTGCAAGAATTACATTTGCAAGGTTGCGACATGGATGAAAATTGTTTCAATTGTTTGGAGAGATTGCCAACGCAGTTGCGAATTCTGGATCTAAGTTATAATCCATTGGGGCCGCGGTGCGAGGAAAAGCTGAGCGAACTTCTGTCCCACAATCGTCATTTGCAAACTTTAAATTTGCGTTATTGcaaattaacgaaattcgcAACCCCGGAGGAGTGGTCGAGTTTGGTGAATTTGGATTTGTCCTCAAATCCATTGGAGGTAAACGTGACTAGGCATTTTCTACGACGCCAAATGTTGAGTCTTAATCTTTCGAGCACTTGTGAGAAAGCGAAGCCTTCGATCGCCCGTGAAATTCTCGATGGTTCAACGGCGTCTTTGCGAACTCTGGAAAGCCTCGAATTGGCTTGTTGTGATCTGACCGACGAAGACGTCGAAGAAATTATCTCGAAAACTGCAAATTTGTCGAAATTCGTTGTAAGCGGTAACACCAAGTTGACGAAAAAAGCGGTTGAGTTTTTGCTGGCAAGAAAACCGTCTCTCACTCACATCGACGCAAGTGGATgtcgaaaaattgttgatgcTCCGTCAAGTTGTGCTCACATTGAAAATCCTCGGATTTGTACTTTGAGGGCGAGCATTTCGGAAGACGTGGAAAAATATTGGCTGAGGCTGTGGCGGGGTAATGCCAATTTACGAAAATTACCTCATAATATTATCACCTTTGAGCCAACCGTCcattga